Part of the Planctomycetia bacterium genome, GACGACGGAAAAGGTCTATCGCTTTCTCGACGACACGGTCGTCTGCTTCTGCTCGTCGGCTTGGCACAACGTCGGCGTGTCGAAGTTCTACCCGAACGAGGGAGGCTTCTACCGTTTCCGGATTTCGGCTTCGGCCTTCCAAAGCGCAGGCAAGCCGGTCACGTTTCGCGTCACGGCGGGGAACACGCGGCTGACCGGCACGAGCGGCTTGGTCGGCTACTTCGACGCCCCGCCCGACGACCCGAAGGTCTTCGAGTTCGTCCGCTACATGGAACCCCGGACGACGATCGCGCTGCTGCCGTACGGCTTGGCGGGTGCGAACGTCGTGTCGAAAATCGGGGCCGACTCCTACGAAGGAACAGGCCTCGCCGTGCAATGGGTCGAAGTCGAGGGACCGCTGAACGAAGTGTGGCCCCCGGAAAGCCATCGCCGGCTGCTCGGCGATCTGCGGCAGAAGCCCGCGCCGGTGTACAACTTCAGCACGCGGGTCGAAGTCGCTTCCGACGACGCCAAGGCCGACGCCGATCGCATCCTCCGGCGGTTTACCCGCCGCGCGTTTCGCCGGCCGGTCGCCGATGAAGACGTGCGGCCGTATGTCGCGATCGTCGAAGCGAAGCTCGCCGCGAGCTACACCTTCGAGCAAGCGATCCGCGCCGCGCTGAAGGGGGTGCTGCTGTCGCCGGAGTTCTTATTCCTGCGCGAAACGCCCGGCAAGCTGAACGACTACGCTCTCGCCTCGCGGCTTTCGTATTTCCTCTGGAGCACGATGCCCGACGAAGAATTGCTTGTCGCCGCCGAGCAAGGAAAGCTCACCGATCAAGAAGAGCTGCAACGCCAAGTCGAGCGGCTGCTCCGGCATCCGCGCGCGGCGGCCTTCACCGAGAACTTCGTCGGCCAATGGCTCGGGCTGCGCGAGATCGACTTCACCGAGCCGAGCCACATTCTCTACCCCGAGTTCGATCATCTGTTGAAAGTGTCGATGATTCGCGAAACGGAGTTGTTCTTCGAAGAAGTCTTGAAGCACGACTTAAGCCTGCTGAACTTCACGTCGTCGGACTTCACGCTGCTCAACGGTCGGTTGGCGAAGCACTACGGCATTCCGGGCCCCGACGGTTGGGAGTTTCGCAAAGTGTCGCTGCCGCCGAAGAGTCATCGGGGGGGCGTGTTGACGATGGCGAGCGTCTTGAAAGTGACGTCGAACGGCACGACGACCTCGCCCGTGATGCGCGGCGCGTGGGTGCTCGACCGGCTTCTGGCGACTCCCCCTGCCCCGCCGCCCGACAACGTCTCGGCCATCGA contains:
- a CDS encoding DUF1592 domain-containing protein, giving the protein MDRLPSHADFAHRPHGFLRTRVVRMAILIAASFASLTVASSSARAAAGDRYADAVRPLLEKYCLACHGPTKQEGNLRLDQTARTFDAAGATRWRRIVERVELGQMPPEEKPRPTADELRVLTSWVDDETKTAETARRLKEGRVVLRRLNRNEYQNTIRDLLGIEVDLREQLPQDGSADGFDNAGAALHTSSFLMDRYLEAADTALNLAIANRPQAPALVKTRYSLKESHPVRTTTEKVYRFLDDTVVCFCSSAWHNVGVSKFYPNEGGFYRFRISASAFQSAGKPVTFRVTAGNTRLTGTSGLVGYFDAPPDDPKVFEFVRYMEPRTTIALLPYGLAGANVVSKIGADSYEGTGLAVQWVEVEGPLNEVWPPESHRRLLGDLRQKPAPVYNFSTRVEVASDDAKADADRILRRFTRRAFRRPVADEDVRPYVAIVEAKLAASYTFEQAIRAALKGVLLSPEFLFLRETPGKLNDYALASRLSYFLWSTMPDEELLVAAEQGKLTDQEELQRQVERLLRHPRAAAFTENFVGQWLGLREIDFTEPSHILYPEFDHLLKVSMIRETELFFEEVLKHDLSLLNFTSSDFTLLNGRLAKHYGIPGPDGWEFRKVSLPPKSHRGGVLTMASVLKVTSNGTTTSPVMRGAWVLDRLLATPPAPPPDNVSAIDPDIRGATTIREQLAKHRASAACGGCHAKIDPPGFALESFDCIGGFRERYRVTGSGESVTIDGRRMAYHIGKKVDPADVTADGRAFADIDEFKQLLLRDRDQLARALATKLVTYATGAAPTSVDRAELDAMVDRIRAKDYGLKSLVHEVVRSSLFGNK